The window GAGCACTACATCAAGCCCCCTTCCAAACGACCCTCGAATGTTGACAATACCACCGTCAACATCCCAGTCATCGACATGCAGTCCCTGACCGGAGACGACCAGGGCCTGCGTGAGACCACGCTGCAGCTGGTCTCGAACGCCTGTAGGGAGTGGGGGTTCTTCCAGGTGGTGAACCATGGTGTGAGCCACGAGCTGATGAAGCGGGCGAGGGAGACGTGGAGGGAGTTCTTCGAGCAGCCGCTGGGGGTGAAGCAGGAGTACTCCAACGACCCGAGCACCTATGAAGGGTACGGAAGTCGGCTGGGAGTGGAGAAGGGGGCGATTCTGGATTGGAGTGACTATTACTTTCTTCATTACTTGCCTCCGGCATTGAGGAAGCCCCACAAATGGCCTGCTCTCCCATCTTCATGCAGGTACACCATTGTTTTTCTTTCTGCAGTTTTTTCTTTGTTTGATAGATACGTTCTACTGTTATTATATCTTCCATTGACTCATTCGTTAGTTTTCTTTATACTGCTATTTCTTTGTTTCATTGAAAACGTGCTTATATGACTCCCTTTAGGTTTAGTGCTGAACAAAACTATTATATCTCTCATTGACTCGTTCTTTGATGAGTTGGTCTGATTATGTGCGAGAAACGTTTGATACATATGTATACGTAATTTCCTTAAATTCCTGATGGAGTGGAATATTATTGTAGGGATTTGATCGAAGAATACGGTGAGGAAGCTACTAAACTATGTGGAAGACTGGTGAAGATGCTGTCACTAAACCTTGGGCTAGGGGAAGACTACCTCCCCAATGCTTTCGGAGGAGAGAACGTTGGGGCATGCTTAAGGGTCAATTTCTATCCAAGATGTCCCCAACCAGACCTAACCCTTGGAATCTCGCCACACTCGGACCCCGGCGGGATGACCCTTCTCCTGCCCGACGAGGACGTTGCCGGACTTCAAGTTCGTAAAGGTGACAATTGGGTGACTGTGAAACCCGTTCCAAATGCCTTCATTGTGAACATGGGAGACCAAATGCAGGTTCT of the Fragaria vesca subsp. vesca linkage group LG6, FraVesHawaii_1.0, whole genome shotgun sequence genome contains:
- the LOC101296212 gene encoding protein SRG1-like — encoded protein: MMKCVQSWPEPIVRVQSLAQSGMTKIPEHYIKPPSKRPSNVDNTTVNIPVIDMQSLTGDDQGLRETTLQLVSNACREWGFFQVVNHGVSHELMKRARETWREFFEQPLGVKQEYSNDPSTYEGYGSRLGVEKGAILDWSDYYFLHYLPPALRKPHKWPALPSSCRDLIEEYGEEATKLCGRLVKMLSLNLGLGEDYLPNAFGGENVGACLRVNFYPRCPQPDLTLGISPHSDPGGMTLLLPDEDVAGLQVRKGDNWVTVKPVPNAFIVNMGDQMQVLSNAIYKSVEHRVIVNSVKDRVSLAMFYNPKSDLLIEPAKALVTMDRPALYPAMTFDEYRIYIRTKGLCGKAQVESLKTHE